A genomic window from Populus nigra chromosome 7, ddPopNigr1.1, whole genome shotgun sequence includes:
- the LOC133698761 gene encoding putative phytosulfokines 6 yields MKQTLHYKALLLFLLVLVHSSKLSARFLLSKQGKEDLNLKEITSEGTFTQTEDSELITNQLMGLEVCRGGDEECFKRRIIAEAHLDYIYTQHHKP; encoded by the exons ATGAAGCAAACCCTTCATTACAAAgctcttctcctcttccttcTTGTCCTTGTTCATTCCTCAAAATTATCTGCGCGTTTTCTATTAAGCAAACAAG GGAAAGAGGATTTGAACCTGAAAGAAATCACCAGCGAAGGGACTTTTACGCAAACGGAGGACAGTGAATTGATAACGAAT caGCTAATGGGGTTAGAGGTGTGTCGTGGTGGAGATGAGGAATGTTTCAAGAGAAGGATAATTGCAGAGGCTCACTTGGACTATATCTACACCCAGCATCACAAGCCCTGA
- the LOC133700014 gene encoding uncharacterized protein At4g22758-like translates to MPTTPTKGDRRGGQDPERNRKNRLTAKASSFHGKIPAEIPEARIRRPKTLPDLLAGRNLTATAPEVRPKLTKVLVNVTVQGSVGAVQVLMSPESTVGELISAAIQQYKKEGRRPIIANDSRFNLHYSQFSLESLDREEKVMALGSRNFFLCQKKSGMDGASCSSGSGGLTTTSSPSCSKEVEKEVAKSNGVGIRPWLKFMDFLL, encoded by the exons ATGCCTACAACACCAACGAAGGGTGACCGGAGGGGAGGACAGGATCCGGAGAGAAACAGGAAAAACAGGTTGACGGCGAAAGCGTCGTCGTTTCACGGGAAGATACCGGCGGAGATACCGGAGGCCAGGATTCGACGGCCGAAGACACTCCCAGACTTGCTCGCCGGAAGGAATCTCACGGCAACAGCACCGGAGGTGAGGCCGAAGCTAACGAAGGTATTAGTAAACGTTACGGTTCAAGGCAGCGTTGGTGCAGTACAAGTTTTGATGTCTCCTGAGTCCACCGTCGGCGAACTCATCTCCGCCGCTATCCAGCAGTACAAGAAGGAAGGCCGCCGCCCGATAATCGCAAACGACTCCAGATTCAACCTCCATTACTCGCAGTTTAGCTTAGAAA GTTTGGATAGGGAGGAGAAAGTGATGGCTTTGGGCTCAAGAAACTTTTTCCTGTGCCAAAAAAAATCGGGGATGGACGGGGCGAGTTGTAGCAGCGGCAGTGGAGGATTGACAACGACGTCGTCTCCGTCGTGTTCAAAAGAAGTGGAAAAGGAGGTTGCTAAGAGTAACGGCGTTGGGATTCGTCCTTGGCTAAAATTCATGGATTTCTTGCTGTGA